A DNA window from Halomicrobium mukohataei DSM 12286 contains the following coding sequences:
- a CDS encoding metal-dependent transcriptional regulator, producing the protein MLSAKMEDYLKALYQLQRDEEGAVSTSSLADALDVTPPTASSMLDTLADAGFVEREKYKGAHLTPEGETVALEVVRHHRLLETYLTEHLGYDWSEVHDEADRLEHHISEEFERRVAAALGDPEVDPHGDPIPSETLEPLDEEFGETLGEHETGDEVVVERISDRDSDELAYLSERGIAPESRLEIVDVAPIGMVTVAIDGREVSLPDRVAELIHVRPVPTEENTGTA; encoded by the coding sequence ATGTTGAGCGCGAAGATGGAGGACTACCTGAAGGCCCTCTACCAGCTCCAGCGTGACGAGGAGGGAGCGGTCTCGACCTCGTCGCTGGCCGACGCACTCGACGTGACGCCGCCGACGGCATCGAGCATGCTCGATACGCTCGCCGACGCCGGCTTCGTCGAGCGCGAGAAGTACAAGGGAGCGCACCTCACACCGGAGGGCGAGACCGTCGCGCTCGAAGTCGTCCGCCACCACCGGCTGCTGGAGACGTACCTCACCGAACACCTGGGGTACGACTGGTCGGAGGTCCACGACGAGGCCGACCGGCTCGAACACCACATCAGCGAGGAGTTCGAGCGCCGCGTCGCGGCCGCGCTGGGCGACCCCGAGGTCGATCCCCACGGCGACCCGATTCCGAGCGAGACTCTGGAGCCCCTCGACGAGGAGTTCGGCGAGACGCTCGGCGAACACGAGACCGGCGACGAGGTCGTCGTCGAGCGGATCAGCGACCGGGACTCCGACGAGTTGGCGTACCTCTCCGAGCGCGGAATCGCCCCCGAGAGCCGGCTGGAGATCGTCGACGTGGCTCCGATCGGGATGGTCACCGTCGCCATCGACGGCCGCGAGGTGTCCTTACCCGACCGCGTCGCAGAACTGATACACGTTCGGCCCGTTCCCACAGAGGAGAACACCGGCACTGCCTGA
- a CDS encoding MTH865 family protein — MADKDDLREQFTEAFEEADYPISSPMDLVPALPSGPSTKFESGDFSMTAMELNTKLGGDFPYDSVDEFVDSVMEQLDDQDLL, encoded by the coding sequence ATGGCAGACAAAGACGACCTCAGAGAGCAGTTCACCGAAGCGTTCGAGGAAGCCGACTACCCGATCTCCAGTCCGATGGACCTCGTCCCGGCCCTGCCCAGCGGGCCGTCGACGAAGTTCGAGTCCGGCGACTTCTCGATGACGGCGATGGAGCTCAACACCAAGCTCGGCGGAGACTTCCCCTACGACAGCGTCGACGAGTTCGTCGACAGCGTGATGGAACAGCTCGACGATCAGGACCTTCTATAG
- a CDS encoding DJ-1/PfpI family protein, which translates to MSDILMIVGDFGEDYEIMVPFQALQMVGHEVDAVCPEKEAGETIKTAVHDFRGDQTYMESRGHNFELNATLADVTPSDYDALVVPGGRAPEYLRIHEPVLDAVRHFFEANKPVASLCHGPQILAAAGVLDGYEMTSFPAVRAECEAAGCSWVDEVVTDDNLVTGQAWPDHDEWLAQFLDLLGTDISHGEPVAADD; encoded by the coding sequence ATGAGTGACATCCTCATGATCGTCGGCGACTTCGGCGAAGACTACGAGATAATGGTCCCCTTCCAGGCGCTGCAGATGGTCGGCCACGAGGTCGACGCGGTCTGTCCGGAGAAAGAGGCCGGCGAGACGATCAAGACCGCCGTCCACGACTTCCGGGGCGACCAGACCTACATGGAGAGCCGTGGGCACAACTTCGAGCTGAACGCGACGCTGGCCGACGTGACCCCCAGCGACTACGACGCGCTGGTCGTGCCGGGCGGACGCGCGCCGGAGTATCTCCGGATCCACGAGCCGGTGCTCGACGCAGTCCGGCACTTCTTCGAGGCGAACAAGCCCGTCGCCTCGCTGTGTCACGGCCCACAGATTCTGGCGGCTGCCGGCGTCCTCGACGGGTACGAGATGACGTCTTTCCCTGCCGTCCGGGCGGAGTGTGAGGCAGCGGGCTGTTCGTGGGTCGACGAGGTCGTCACCGACGACAACCTCGTCACCGGTCAGGCCTGGCCGGACCACGACGAGTGGCTCGCACAGTTCCTCGACCTGCTGGGGACCGACATCAGCCACGGCGAACCGGTCGCGGCGGACGACTGA
- a CDS encoding HAD-IIA family hydrolase — protein sequence MSRGVIVDLDGTVYHGDDLVPGAPAGIDSLRAASESLLFFSNNPTRNGAAYVDRLADLGVTVRPGEACSAADVTAEYLRARHADDAVFLVGADRIAEILDTEGVALTDDPERADVLLAGWSPEFHYDDMVDALRAYDETVTFLGTDPDRTFPGQNGLPTPGSGAIVNAVAGVLEAEPDQILGKPSRRAIQAALDRLGVPASDCLVIGDRLSTDVAMGERAGMETALVLSGATTREDLADSDVRPDHVLDSIAEVDSVLSER from the coding sequence ATGAGCCGCGGCGTGATCGTCGATCTCGACGGAACCGTGTATCACGGCGACGACCTCGTTCCGGGCGCACCGGCAGGGATCGACTCCCTCAGAGCCGCCAGCGAGTCGCTGCTGTTCTTCTCGAACAATCCGACCCGCAACGGGGCGGCCTACGTCGACCGGCTCGCCGACCTCGGCGTGACGGTCCGTCCGGGCGAGGCCTGTTCGGCGGCCGACGTGACAGCCGAGTACCTCCGGGCTCGCCACGCCGACGACGCCGTATTTCTCGTCGGCGCGGACAGAATCGCGGAGATTCTCGACACCGAAGGAGTGGCGCTCACCGACGACCCCGAGCGAGCGGACGTGTTGCTCGCAGGGTGGAGCCCGGAGTTCCACTACGACGACATGGTCGACGCCCTTCGGGCCTACGACGAGACCGTGACCTTCCTCGGGACGGACCCCGATCGCACCTTCCCCGGCCAGAACGGCCTGCCGACGCCGGGGTCGGGAGCCATCGTCAACGCGGTCGCCGGTGTCCTCGAAGCGGAGCCCGACCAGATCCTCGGCAAGCCGTCGAGACGGGCGATACAGGCGGCACTCGACAGGCTGGGCGTTCCGGCGTCGGACTGTCTCGTGATCGGAGATCGACTCTCGACGGACGTCGCGATGGGCGAACGGGCCGGCATGGAGACCGCGCTGGTGCTCTCGGGTGCCACGACGCGGGAGGATCTCGCCGACAGCGACGTGCGACCCGACCACGTCCTCGACTCGATCGCGGAGGTCGACAGCGTTCTCTCCGAACGCTGA
- a CDS encoding ATP-binding response regulator: MTTPSSGREQLSVLVVDDSEFFAEMTAETLAEDHGFGTHAASDPKAALDYFSDNDVDCIVSDYEMPGMDGLEFLDAVRERESDIPFILLTGRGDEEVASEAIAAGVTDYLLKLEVVEDKQYGRLANRIRNVVSKRRTQAKYELLVDTSPDLIAQVAEDGTILAANPAMAEFTDISRAELVGQTLAAVLGTIGEERTAVGQSVIEDGDPTHAEDQIDGRSFHNIYVPIDVHSHRPSFQLVSRDITERVERERELKRQNERLEEFASVVSHDMRNPLNVAQSALQLLEKDRGDDAELRARLTRSLDRMESLIDDVLTLAREGETVDDPSVVDLGTIARESWMVTDSGEAELVIDSSARIQADDGRLGSIFSNLYGNAVDHGRPSSDAENAEPVTVTVSVTDDGFVVADDGCGMDLSTDGDPFEMGYSSDTEGTGMGLTIVERVAEAHGWSVDLGESEDGGLAVEISGVTFVE; this comes from the coding sequence GTGACAACGCCAAGCAGCGGTCGAGAACAACTCAGTGTCCTCGTCGTCGACGACAGCGAATTCTTCGCGGAGATGACTGCCGAGACGCTGGCCGAGGACCACGGCTTCGGTACGCACGCGGCCAGCGACCCGAAGGCTGCTCTCGACTACTTCTCTGACAACGACGTGGACTGTATCGTGAGCGACTACGAGATGCCCGGAATGGACGGCCTGGAGTTCCTCGATGCGGTCCGGGAACGCGAGTCCGACATCCCCTTTATCCTCCTCACCGGGCGCGGCGACGAGGAGGTCGCCAGCGAGGCCATCGCCGCGGGTGTCACCGACTACCTGCTGAAGCTCGAGGTCGTCGAAGACAAGCAGTACGGCCGACTCGCGAACAGAATCCGAAACGTCGTCTCGAAGCGCCGCACCCAGGCCAAGTACGAGCTGCTGGTCGACACCTCGCCGGACCTGATCGCACAGGTCGCCGAGGACGGGACGATCCTCGCGGCCAACCCCGCGATGGCCGAGTTCACCGACATCAGCCGAGCGGAACTCGTCGGCCAGACGCTCGCTGCGGTCCTCGGGACGATCGGTGAAGAGCGGACGGCAGTCGGCCAGTCCGTCATCGAGGACGGCGATCCCACCCACGCAGAAGACCAGATCGACGGCCGGTCGTTTCACAACATCTACGTCCCGATCGACGTACACAGCCACCGGCCGTCGTTCCAGCTGGTCTCTCGGGACATCACGGAGCGCGTCGAACGCGAACGAGAGCTCAAGCGTCAGAACGAGCGCCTCGAAGAGTTCGCCAGCGTCGTCAGCCACGACATGCGAAATCCGCTCAACGTGGCCCAGTCCGCACTCCAGTTGTTAGAGAAAGACAGGGGAGACGACGCCGAGCTGCGGGCGAGACTGACGCGCTCGCTCGACCGGATGGAGTCGCTGATCGACGACGTGTTGACACTCGCTCGCGAGGGCGAGACCGTCGACGACCCCAGCGTCGTCGACCTTGGGACGATCGCCCGCGAGAGCTGGATGGTGACCGACAGCGGCGAGGCGGAGCTGGTGATCGACTCGTCGGCCCGGATTCAGGCCGACGACGGCCGTCTCGGGAGCATCTTCTCGAACCTCTACGGGAACGCCGTCGACCACGGCCGCCCCTCGTCGGACGCCGAGAACGCCGAGCCGGTGACCGTCACCGTCAGCGTGACCGACGACGGGTTCGTCGTCGCCGACGACGGCTGTGGCATGGACCTCTCGACGGACGGCGACCCCTTCGAGATGGGGTACTCAAGCGACACCGAGGGGACCGGCATGGGACTGACCATCGTCGAGCGGGTGGCCGAGGCCCACGGCTGGTCGGTCGACCTCGGCGAGAGCGAGGACGGCGGTCTGGCCGTCGAGATCAGCGGCGTCACCTTCGTCGAGTGA
- a CDS encoding ABC transporter ATP-binding protein encodes MPAIETTGLTKEYGDLDALSGLSLTVGEGELFALLGPNGSGKTTTIEILTGQRTPTSGTATVLGHDPVAEPMAVRRAIGTLPEREDPPSFLTPREFLEFVCEVRALSDPEDHVERWAERLSFVETLDTLSTNLSEGQRQRVMLAAAFVHEPELVFIDEPLVNLDPIMQEQVKRHLADYCAAGNTIFLSTHFVEVAQELCTSVGIVSDGRLVATCDPREFDDGELLDVFVAEVDAEREAVVG; translated from the coding sequence ATGCCGGCGATCGAAACGACGGGGCTCACGAAGGAGTACGGCGACCTCGACGCGCTGTCGGGACTGTCGCTGACGGTCGGGGAGGGCGAACTGTTCGCGTTGCTCGGACCGAACGGCTCGGGCAAGACCACGACGATCGAGATACTGACCGGCCAGCGGACGCCCACGTCGGGTACGGCGACCGTCCTGGGCCACGATCCCGTCGCCGAACCGATGGCGGTCCGTCGGGCTATCGGGACGCTGCCCGAGCGGGAGGATCCGCCGAGCTTCCTCACGCCGCGGGAGTTCCTCGAATTCGTCTGCGAGGTCCGGGCGCTGTCCGATCCGGAAGACCACGTCGAGCGGTGGGCCGAGCGACTGTCGTTCGTCGAGACGCTCGACACCCTGTCGACGAACCTCTCGGAGGGCCAGCGCCAGCGCGTGATGCTCGCCGCCGCCTTCGTTCACGAGCCCGAACTGGTCTTCATCGACGAACCGCTGGTCAACCTCGATCCGATCATGCAAGAACAGGTCAAGCGCCACCTCGCCGACTACTGCGCGGCGGGCAACACGATCTTCCTCTCGACGCACTTCGTCGAGGTGGCCCAGGAGCTGTGTACCAGCGTCGGCATCGTCTCCGACGGCCGGCTGGTCGCGACCTGCGATCCCCGCGAGTTCGACGACGGCGAGTTGCTCGACGTGTTCGTCGCGGAGGTCGACGCCGAGCGCGAGGCGGTCGTCGGATGA
- a CDS encoding DUF998 domain-containing protein: MQYERMAAWTGVGVPIVTLGAILLATTLSPGFDWTVNALSHLGALESRAAAEGVATGPTRLLFNGGLIVGGLAGLGFAGAVWLGSNGLVERLGAVVLGLSLLSLAGVGTFPDGTAPHFAVAIGHYLLFTVAFWLYGTGNVLAGDRLRGAVTILLGIAHLGGWYVWFLTGGVRQSGLAIPEMYGAVVFCGWVVVTAHWHLTGDRALGRPNS, from the coding sequence ATGCAGTACGAGCGAATGGCCGCGTGGACCGGGGTCGGGGTACCGATCGTCACGCTGGGTGCGATTCTGCTCGCGACGACGCTCTCGCCGGGGTTCGACTGGACGGTGAACGCGCTCTCGCATCTCGGCGCTCTGGAGAGTAGGGCCGCAGCCGAGGGTGTCGCGACGGGCCCGACGCGGTTGCTGTTCAACGGCGGGCTGATCGTCGGCGGGCTCGCGGGGCTGGGCTTCGCCGGAGCGGTCTGGCTCGGGAGCAATGGCCTCGTCGAACGGCTCGGTGCCGTCGTCCTCGGGCTCTCGCTGCTCTCGCTGGCCGGCGTCGGTACCTTCCCCGACGGGACCGCCCCGCACTTCGCGGTCGCGATCGGCCACTACCTGCTGTTTACCGTCGCGTTCTGGCTCTACGGGACGGGCAACGTCCTCGCCGGCGACCGGCTGCGCGGCGCGGTCACGATCCTGCTGGGTATCGCCCACCTCGGGGGCTGGTACGTCTGGTTCCTGACCGGTGGCGTTCGGCAGTCGGGGCTGGCGATTCCCGAGATGTACGGCGCAGTCGTCTTCTGTGGCTGGGTCGTCGTCACCGCACACTGGCACCTGACGGGCGACCGAGCGCTCGGACGGCCCAACAGCTAA
- a CDS encoding YqjF family protein: MSGPLRPLSIALSDVCFLHWPVAPAAVRDALPAWARPDTTDGTAWVSALSLSIDCFDAFGVPLREHVETVAVRTYVQTPSGDRAVAFLSLDVTDRLVVDALRTLFHLPASHADVRRRRQGGRTEVVSRRRDGGNARLGVTFEPTGTPTTTAPDTLAAFLLDRERYVTTGPLEARLVGSVGHPPWTVQPADAAVTETTLLDAAGVDALDGEPLAHYSPGVEMGVGVLEPLSPTTIMNARSLWCL, encoded by the coding sequence ATGTCTGGACCGCTGCGTCCCCTCTCTATCGCGCTCTCGGACGTGTGTTTCCTCCACTGGCCGGTCGCGCCCGCCGCGGTTCGTGACGCGCTCCCCGCCTGGGCGCGACCGGACACGACGGACGGCACGGCGTGGGTGTCCGCGCTGTCGCTCTCGATCGACTGCTTCGACGCCTTCGGCGTTCCCCTTCGCGAGCACGTCGAGACCGTCGCCGTCCGCACGTACGTGCAGACGCCGTCCGGCGACCGTGCGGTCGCGTTTCTCTCGCTGGACGTGACCGACCGTCTCGTCGTAGACGCACTCCGAACGCTCTTTCACCTGCCGGCGTCCCACGCCGACGTACGACGACGACGCCAGGGCGGCCGCACGGAGGTGGTCTCGCGGCGGCGAGACGGCGGGAACGCGCGACTGGGCGTCACGTTCGAGCCGACCGGGACGCCGACGACGACGGCTCCCGACACCCTCGCCGCCTTCCTGCTCGATCGCGAGCGCTACGTGACGACCGGGCCGCTGGAGGCGCGGCTCGTCGGGTCGGTGGGACACCCGCCGTGGACGGTCCAGCCCGCCGACGCGGCCGTGACGGAGACGACGCTGCTGGACGCGGCGGGAGTCGACGCCCTGGACGGCGAACCGCTGGCCCACTACAGTCCCGGCGTCGAGATGGGCGTCGGCGTGCTGGAGCCGCTGTCGCCCACAACGATTATGAACGCGCGGTCTCTGTGGTGTCTGTGA
- a CDS encoding YqjF family protein gives MRRLLSMEWRNVLFAHWPVPVETVAQSLPEGLSVDTFDGSAWLGVVPFRMADIRPRGSPIGRSFYELNLRTYVTLDGQPGVYFYNLDADDRLGVAVARRLFRLPYYRARMTAHRHGSRTRLQSVRTHPDAPDVRFRASFEPTGLPEPARDDSLAAFLTERYRFYVADDRGRIYFADIDHPPWDLQPATVTFDRNDLFAASGFDAPDSERVVHFSPGLDVTAGRLHRHR, from the coding sequence ATGCGTCGTCTGCTCTCGATGGAGTGGCGAAACGTCCTGTTCGCCCACTGGCCGGTCCCGGTCGAGACGGTCGCCCAGTCCCTGCCCGAGGGGCTCTCCGTCGACACCTTCGACGGGTCCGCGTGGCTCGGCGTCGTCCCCTTCCGAATGGCGGACATCCGGCCGCGGGGCTCCCCGATCGGACGCTCGTTCTACGAGCTGAACCTCCGGACGTACGTCACGCTGGACGGCCAGCCGGGGGTGTACTTCTACAACCTCGACGCCGACGACCGGCTCGGCGTCGCGGTGGCTCGCCGGTTGTTCCGGCTGCCCTACTACCGCGCACGGATGACCGCTCATCGCCACGGCTCGCGGACGCGCCTCCAGAGCGTGCGCACCCACCCCGACGCCCCGGACGTTCGATTCCGAGCCAGCTTCGAGCCCACCGGCCTGCCCGAGCCCGCACGCGACGACTCGCTGGCCGCGTTCCTCACGGAGCGGTATCGGTTCTACGTGGCCGACGACCGCGGCCGGATCTACTTCGCCGACATCGACCACCCGCCGTGGGACCTCCAGCCGGCGACGGTCACGTTCGACCGCAACGACCTGTTCGCCGCCAGCGGCTTCGACGCGCCCGACTCCGAGCGGGTCGTCCACTTCAGCCCCGGCCTCGACGTGACCGCGGGCCGACTCCACCGACACCGCTGA
- a CDS encoding aldo/keto reductase, with protein sequence MEYTTLGSTGIEVSKLCLGCMSFGTSEWRDWVLDESESRAVIDRAIDLGINFFDTANMYSAGESERVLGEALSAYDRDEQVVATKGFFQMDEDDPNSGGLSRKAIEQELSASLDRLGMDTVDLYQIHRWDDDTPIETTLRTLDDAVRRGQIRHAGASSMWTYQFAEALRTSEREDLTRFETMQNHYNLLYREEEREMLPFCQRDAVAVIPWSPLARGYLTRPHEEFDATTRGQTDDYAREHPYFEGGGREINERVQELADERDATMAQIALSWLLHKDAVDAPIVGTTSIEHLEQAVAALDISLSDSDIEWLEAPYEPVPVSGHE encoded by the coding sequence ATGGAGTACACGACGCTGGGTTCGACCGGGATCGAGGTCTCGAAGCTCTGTCTGGGGTGTATGAGCTTCGGCACTTCCGAGTGGCGCGACTGGGTCCTCGACGAGTCCGAGAGCCGGGCGGTCATCGATCGCGCGATCGACCTGGGGATCAACTTCTTCGATACGGCAAACATGTATTCGGCGGGCGAGTCCGAGCGCGTCCTTGGTGAGGCGCTGTCGGCGTACGACCGCGACGAGCAGGTCGTCGCCACGAAGGGCTTCTTCCAGATGGACGAGGACGACCCCAACTCCGGCGGTCTCTCGCGGAAGGCCATCGAGCAGGAGCTGTCGGCCTCGCTGGACCGGCTGGGCATGGACACCGTCGACCTCTACCAGATCCACCGCTGGGACGACGACACGCCAATCGAGACGACGCTACGGACGCTGGACGACGCCGTCCGCCGCGGCCAGATCCGCCACGCCGGTGCGTCCTCGATGTGGACCTACCAGTTCGCCGAGGCCCTGCGGACCAGCGAGCGCGAGGACCTGACCCGCTTCGAGACGATGCAGAACCACTACAACCTCCTCTATCGCGAGGAGGAACGCGAGATGCTCCCGTTCTGCCAGCGGGACGCCGTCGCCGTCATCCCGTGGAGCCCGCTCGCCCGCGGCTACCTCACGCGCCCCCACGAGGAGTTCGACGCCACGACGCGGGGCCAGACCGACGACTACGCGCGGGAACACCCCTACTTCGAGGGCGGCGGCCGCGAGATCAACGAGCGCGTCCAGGAACTGGCCGACGAGAGGGACGCGACGATGGCCCAGATCGCGCTCTCGTGGCTCCTGCACAAAGACGCCGTGGACGCCCCGATCGTCGGCACCACGAGCATCGAGCACCTCGAACAGGCCGTCGCGGCGCTCGACATCTCGCTGTCCGACAGCGACATCGAGTGGCTGGAAGCGCCCTACGAGCCGGTGCCGGTTTCGGGCCACGAGTAG
- a CDS encoding ABC transporter permease: MASDRSLDPRLVIARRDLASLGREKTIVLAILIQLFVAAFSSFLVVGLTSLYDPGSVESGGIEMAVTGDAQQELFEAVAETEGVQPVAFDATDDAQQAFNVGRVDAVLTGTYDSPPDSDGRVIEVTAIAPDGSIRTTLIVVQLREVLKTLERNERFERADSLDAPPLELPPEANASPYFSFTYTVLIPLLLFLPPFISGSVAVDTITEEIERGTLELLRVAPVSLVDVVDGKSLAMIALAPAQAALWIGLLSANGIAVSNPLALLVFVTATATIVVVFGVVLGLQLGRRRPAQLLYSVLTLVVFGAAILLPEHPSTTAAKLAVDSPSLVTYGHVVGYVVAAVVLFVVARRYVARVEPESL; this comes from the coding sequence TTGGCCAGTGATCGCTCGCTGGACCCGCGACTCGTGATCGCCCGCCGGGACCTGGCGTCGCTCGGACGCGAGAAGACGATCGTGCTCGCGATTCTGATCCAGCTGTTCGTGGCGGCGTTCTCGTCGTTCCTCGTGGTCGGGCTCACGTCGCTGTACGATCCCGGTTCGGTCGAGTCGGGCGGCATCGAGATGGCCGTCACCGGCGACGCCCAACAGGAGTTGTTCGAGGCCGTCGCGGAGACCGAGGGCGTCCAGCCGGTCGCGTTCGACGCGACCGACGACGCCCAGCAGGCGTTCAACGTCGGGCGCGTCGACGCGGTGTTGACGGGGACCTACGATTCTCCGCCCGACAGTGACGGCCGGGTAATCGAGGTGACGGCGATCGCGCCGGACGGCAGCATCCGGACGACGTTGATCGTCGTCCAGTTGCGCGAGGTGCTGAAGACCCTGGAGCGCAACGAACGGTTCGAGCGCGCCGACTCGCTCGATGCGCCGCCCCTCGAACTCCCGCCGGAGGCGAACGCCAGTCCGTACTTCAGCTTCACCTACACCGTCTTGATCCCGCTCTTGCTGTTCTTGCCGCCGTTCATCAGCGGCTCGGTCGCCGTCGACACCATCACCGAGGAGATCGAACGCGGCACGCTCGAACTGCTGCGGGTCGCGCCGGTCAGCCTGGTCGACGTGGTCGACGGGAAGTCGCTGGCGATGATCGCGCTGGCACCGGCACAGGCCGCGCTGTGGATCGGCCTGCTGTCGGCCAACGGTATCGCGGTGTCGAATCCGCTGGCGCTGTTGGTGTTCGTCACCGCGACGGCGACGATCGTCGTCGTCTTCGGCGTCGTGCTGGGACTGCAGCTCGGTCGCCGACGGCCCGCACAGCTCCTGTACTCGGTTCTGACGCTGGTGGTGTTCGGCGCGGCGATCCTCCTGCCGGAACACCCATCGACGACGGCGGCCAAGCTCGCGGTCGACAGCCCGTCGCTCGTGACTTACGGTCACGTCGTCGGCTACGTCGTCGCCGCCGTGGTGCTGTTCGTGGTCGCGCGCCGGTACGTCGCCCGCGTCGAGCCCGAGTCGCTGTAG
- a CDS encoding ABC transporter permease yields the protein MNPRKLLRIAKWEVTKNAGGVDKRTVAIMAVSVVAMVLVAGLAASSGASGLDSGLYRIGVDESSSYYAPASDDAAFVVQEPDPAAVERGDQELLFVGTQLASSPEDPKERAALGEFRTSVDRYNSRQMARDDNRTAAEPVSVTLVYLEQSGVSETIASDSGSDGDGDGNGGSAGGSSGGSGGDGGDGGSAGGSTDSDAGGLAGLGAGLTGGSTTGSPSDIQPPFPFESLVLAFLFIVPMNFVIQAYGSTMLSERLNRRGELLLVSPVSRFDIVAGKTMPYFLGAMGVVTAITLGLRFGGLTAGGGPIAVLAMLPIALLFLSATFCGAMFARSFKELTFVTVTVTVSLTSYAFVPAIFTDVTPIALISPLTVVVRDLQAQTVTASNFAFSTIPPTLTAVVLFGLGAGLYREEDMFTQRSIPLKVLDALSGRIKSNWSALKLSVLLIPLVLVAELVAIALIFPLQGLSTALTIPLILGAVVFIEEVAKSLHLYAGYTSGRYDRSLRTGVVVGTLSGVGFFLAEKVTLVAQLVNPGLREIQTSQVGLELLPSGVPIWLTVAVLLLLPLLLHVVTATVSSLGARRSRRSYLLALGAAMAIHFAYNYTVVIALGQ from the coding sequence ATGAACCCGCGGAAGCTACTGCGGATCGCCAAGTGGGAGGTGACCAAGAACGCCGGGGGCGTCGACAAACGGACCGTGGCCATCATGGCCGTCTCGGTCGTGGCGATGGTGCTGGTCGCCGGGCTCGCAGCCAGCAGTGGGGCCAGCGGACTCGACAGCGGGCTCTACCGGATCGGCGTCGACGAGTCGAGTTCCTACTACGCACCGGCCAGCGACGACGCGGCCTTCGTCGTCCAGGAGCCCGACCCTGCGGCGGTCGAACGCGGCGACCAGGAACTGCTCTTCGTCGGGACACAGCTGGCGAGCAGTCCGGAAGACCCCAAAGAGCGGGCGGCGCTCGGTGAGTTCCGCACGAGCGTCGACCGGTACAACAGCCGCCAGATGGCCCGCGATGACAACCGGACCGCCGCAGAGCCCGTCTCGGTGACGCTGGTCTATCTCGAACAGTCCGGCGTCTCTGAGACGATCGCGTCCGACAGCGGTTCGGACGGAGACGGCGACGGTAACGGCGGCAGTGCCGGCGGATCGAGCGGCGGGAGCGGCGGCGACGGCGGCGACGGCGGCAGTGCCGGCGGCTCGACCGACAGCGATGCCGGTGGGCTGGCCGGGCTCGGCGCGGGACTGACGGGTGGATCGACAACCGGCTCTCCCTCGGACATCCAGCCGCCCTTCCCCTTCGAGTCGCTCGTACTCGCCTTCCTCTTTATCGTCCCGATGAACTTCGTCATCCAGGCCTACGGCTCGACGATGCTCTCCGAGCGGCTCAACCGACGAGGGGAACTGCTGTTGGTCTCTCCGGTCAGCCGGTTCGACATCGTCGCCGGCAAGACGATGCCGTACTTCCTCGGTGCCATGGGCGTCGTAACGGCGATTACGCTCGGTCTGCGATTCGGCGGGCTGACCGCCGGGGGCGGGCCGATCGCGGTCCTGGCGATGCTCCCGATCGCTCTGCTCTTCCTCTCGGCGACGTTCTGTGGCGCGATGTTCGCGCGGTCGTTCAAGGAGCTGACCTTCGTCACGGTGACCGTGACGGTCTCGCTGACCAGCTACGCCTTCGTGCCGGCGATCTTCACCGACGTGACCCCGATCGCGCTGATCTCGCCGCTGACGGTGGTAGTCCGTGATCTCCAGGCCCAGACCGTGACGGCGAGCAACTTCGCGTTCTCGACGATCCCGCCCACGCTGACGGCCGTCGTCCTGTTCGGACTGGGGGCCGGACTCTACCGGGAAGAGGACATGTTCACCCAGCGATCGATTCCCCTGAAAGTACTCGACGCGCTCTCGGGTCGAATCAAGTCGAACTGGAGCGCGCTGAAACTCTCCGTGTTGCTGATCCCGCTCGTATTAGTCGCCGAGCTGGTGGCGATCGCACTGATCTTCCCGCTACAAGGGCTGTCGACGGCACTGACGATCCCCCTGATCCTCGGTGCGGTCGTCTTCATCGAAGAAGTCGCGAAGAGTCTGCACCTCTATGCCGGCTACACCAGCGGTCGGTACGACCGGTCGCTCCGGACCGGAGTGGTCGTCGGCACACTCAGTGGCGTCGGGTTCTTCCTGGCAGAGAAGGTGACGCTCGTGGCGCAACTGGTCAATCCGGGACTCCGGGAGATACAGACCAGCCAGGTCGGGCTGGAGCTGCTGCCGTCCGGCGTGCCGATCTGGCTCACCGTCGCCGTCCTCCTGCTCCTGCCGCTCCTCTTGCACGTCGTCACCGCGACGGTCTCCTCGCTCGGGGCGCGGCGCTCTCGGCGGTCGTACCTGCTGGCCCTGGGGGCCGCGATGGCGATTCACTTCGCCTACAACTACACGGTGGTGATCGCCCTTGGCCAGTGA